From one Gossypium hirsutum isolate 1008001.06 chromosome D08, Gossypium_hirsutum_v2.1, whole genome shotgun sequence genomic stretch:
- the LOC107930654 gene encoding glycerol-3-phosphate acyltransferase, chloroplastic isoform X1, with translation MSSTLPLPFFGGTCTKAAFSFSLKSSSPLVPFQRLQLFRSTSRTTTRIRSSLFHSLKAKATAELVQDKESGVVATGKPVVEHSRTFIEARSEQELLSGLRKEVDAGRLPPNVAAGMEEVYQNYRNAVFQSGDPAAVGVVLSNMTVAFDHWLLDVEDPFVFEPYHKALREPFDYYMFGQNYIRPLIDFRNSYVGNLSLFYEIEEKLKQGHNVVLISNHQTEADPIIISLLLEKTNPHIAENMIFVAGDRVITDPLCKPFSMGRNLLCVYSKKHMYDIPELAEMKRKANTRSLKEMALLLRGGSKIVWIAASGGRDRPDPFTEEWYPALFDSSSVDNMRRLIEHSGTPGHVYPLALLCYDIMPPPRQVEKEIGEKRIITFHGAGLSIAPQISFPEIAAACEESEAKDVYSQALYKSVSEQYNVLKSAIHGKQGLEASTAGVSLSQPWN, from the exons ATGTCTTCTACTTTGCCTCTCCCCTTCTTCGGCGGCACTTGCACTAAGGCTGCATTTTCTTTCTCACTCAAATCATCTTCTCCTTTGGTTCCGTTTCAGCGTCTCCAGCTTTTTCGATCTACTTCCAGAACAACAACAAGGATTCGCTCTTCCTTGTTTCACTCATTGAAAGCTAAAGCAACGGCCGAGCTAGTTCAAGATAAGGAATCAGGTGTAGTTGCCACCGGGAAGCCGGTGGTCGAGCATTCCCGTACCTTTATTGAAGCTCGCTCCGAGCAAG AACTCCTATCTGGACTTAGGAAGGAAGTAGATGCCGGAAGGCTACCTCCAAATGTTGCAGCAGGGATGGAAGAAGTGTATCAGAATTACAGAAACGCA GTTTTCCAAAGTGGAGATCCTGCAGCTGTTGGGGTTGTATTGTCAAACATGACTGTTGCATTTGACCATTGGCTTTTGGATGTGGAG GATCCTTTTGTCTTTGAACCCTACCACAAAGCTCTGCGAGAGCCATTTGACTACTATATGTTTGGTCAAAATTATATCCGTCCTTTGATTGATTTCAG AAATTCATATGTTGGCAATCTTTCTCTTTTCTATGAAATAGAGGAGAAGCTTAAGCAG GGTCACAACGTTGTACTTATATCAAACCATCAGACTGAAGCTGACCCAATCATCATCTCATTGTTGCTTGAGAAAACAAATCCGCATATTGCTGAGAACATG ATCTTTGTTGCTGGGGACAGGGTCATAACAGATCCTCTTTGTAAGCCTTTCAGCATGGGAAG GAACCTTTTATGTGTGTACTCCAAAAAACACATGTATGATATTCCTGAGCTTgctgaaatgaaaagaaaagcaaaCACAAGAAGTTTGAAAGAGATGGCTTTGCTGCTAAG GGGTGGCTCGAAAATAGTATGGATTGCTGCAAGTGGTGGCAGGGACCGCCCAGATCCCTTTACAGAAGAATGGTATCCA GCACTCTTTGATTCTTCTTCAGTGGACAATATGAGAAGGCTCATAGAACATTCAGGTACCCCAGGGCATGTCTATCCTTTGGCTCTATTGTGCTATGACATCATGCCCCCTCCGCGACAG GTAGAAAAAGAAATTGGAGAAAAAAGAATTATCACCTTTCATGGGGCTGGATTATCAATAGCACCACAAATCAGCTTCCCAGAAATTGCTGCTGCCTGTGAAGAGTCTGAG GCTAAGGATGTGTACTCACAAGCTCTTTATAAGTCTGTGAGTGAGCAATACAATGTCCTCAAATCCGCAATACATGGAAAACAAGGGTTAGAGGCATCAACTGCAGGTGTCTCTTTATCGCAGCCATGGAACTAG
- the LOC107930654 gene encoding glycerol-3-phosphate acyltransferase, chloroplastic isoform X3, producing MEEVYQNYRNAVFQSGDPAAVGVVLSNMTVAFDHWLLDVEDPFVFEPYHKALREPFDYYMFGQNYIRPLIDFRNSYVGNLSLFYEIEEKLKQGHNVVLISNHQTEADPIIISLLLEKTNPHIAENMIFVAGDRVITDPLCKPFSMGRNLLCVYSKKHMYDIPELAEMKRKANTRSLKEMALLLRGGSKIVWIAASGGRDRPDPFTEEWYPALFDSSSVDNMRRLIEHSGTPGHVYPLALLCYDIMPPPRQVEKEIGEKRIITFHGAGLSIAPQISFPEIAAACEESEAKDVYSQALYKSVSEQYNVLKSAIHGKQGLEASTAGVSLSQPWN from the exons ATGGAAGAAGTGTATCAGAATTACAGAAACGCA GTTTTCCAAAGTGGAGATCCTGCAGCTGTTGGGGTTGTATTGTCAAACATGACTGTTGCATTTGACCATTGGCTTTTGGATGTGGAG GATCCTTTTGTCTTTGAACCCTACCACAAAGCTCTGCGAGAGCCATTTGACTACTATATGTTTGGTCAAAATTATATCCGTCCTTTGATTGATTTCAG AAATTCATATGTTGGCAATCTTTCTCTTTTCTATGAAATAGAGGAGAAGCTTAAGCAG GGTCACAACGTTGTACTTATATCAAACCATCAGACTGAAGCTGACCCAATCATCATCTCATTGTTGCTTGAGAAAACAAATCCGCATATTGCTGAGAACATG ATCTTTGTTGCTGGGGACAGGGTCATAACAGATCCTCTTTGTAAGCCTTTCAGCATGGGAAG GAACCTTTTATGTGTGTACTCCAAAAAACACATGTATGATATTCCTGAGCTTgctgaaatgaaaagaaaagcaaaCACAAGAAGTTTGAAAGAGATGGCTTTGCTGCTAAG GGGTGGCTCGAAAATAGTATGGATTGCTGCAAGTGGTGGCAGGGACCGCCCAGATCCCTTTACAGAAGAATGGTATCCA GCACTCTTTGATTCTTCTTCAGTGGACAATATGAGAAGGCTCATAGAACATTCAGGTACCCCAGGGCATGTCTATCCTTTGGCTCTATTGTGCTATGACATCATGCCCCCTCCGCGACAG GTAGAAAAAGAAATTGGAGAAAAAAGAATTATCACCTTTCATGGGGCTGGATTATCAATAGCACCACAAATCAGCTTCCCAGAAATTGCTGCTGCCTGTGAAGAGTCTGAG GCTAAGGATGTGTACTCACAAGCTCTTTATAAGTCTGTGAGTGAGCAATACAATGTCCTCAAATCCGCAATACATGGAAAACAAGGGTTAGAGGCATCAACTGCAGGTGTCTCTTTATCGCAGCCATGGAACTAG
- the LOC107930654 gene encoding glycerol-3-phosphate acyltransferase, chloroplastic isoform X2 translates to MSSTLPLPFFGGTCTKAAFSFSLKSSSPLVPFQRLQLFRSTSRTTTRIRSSLFHSLKAKATAELVQDKESGVVATGKPVVEHSRTFIEARSEQELLSGLRKEVDAGRLPPNVAAGMEEVYQNYRNAVFQSGDPAAVGVVLSNMTVAFDHWLLDVEDPFVFEPYHKALREPFDYYMFGQNYIRPLIDFRNSYVGNLSLFYEIEEKLKQGHNVVLISNHQTEADPIIISLLLEKTNPHIAENMIFVAGDRVITDPLCKPFSMGRNLLCVYSKKHMYDIPELAEMKRKANTRSLKEMALLLRGGSKIVWIAASGGRDRPDPFTEEWYPALFDSSSVDNMRRLIEHSGTPGHVYPLALLCYDIMPPPRQKKKLEKKELSPFMGLDYQ, encoded by the exons ATGTCTTCTACTTTGCCTCTCCCCTTCTTCGGCGGCACTTGCACTAAGGCTGCATTTTCTTTCTCACTCAAATCATCTTCTCCTTTGGTTCCGTTTCAGCGTCTCCAGCTTTTTCGATCTACTTCCAGAACAACAACAAGGATTCGCTCTTCCTTGTTTCACTCATTGAAAGCTAAAGCAACGGCCGAGCTAGTTCAAGATAAGGAATCAGGTGTAGTTGCCACCGGGAAGCCGGTGGTCGAGCATTCCCGTACCTTTATTGAAGCTCGCTCCGAGCAAG AACTCCTATCTGGACTTAGGAAGGAAGTAGATGCCGGAAGGCTACCTCCAAATGTTGCAGCAGGGATGGAAGAAGTGTATCAGAATTACAGAAACGCA GTTTTCCAAAGTGGAGATCCTGCAGCTGTTGGGGTTGTATTGTCAAACATGACTGTTGCATTTGACCATTGGCTTTTGGATGTGGAG GATCCTTTTGTCTTTGAACCCTACCACAAAGCTCTGCGAGAGCCATTTGACTACTATATGTTTGGTCAAAATTATATCCGTCCTTTGATTGATTTCAG AAATTCATATGTTGGCAATCTTTCTCTTTTCTATGAAATAGAGGAGAAGCTTAAGCAG GGTCACAACGTTGTACTTATATCAAACCATCAGACTGAAGCTGACCCAATCATCATCTCATTGTTGCTTGAGAAAACAAATCCGCATATTGCTGAGAACATG ATCTTTGTTGCTGGGGACAGGGTCATAACAGATCCTCTTTGTAAGCCTTTCAGCATGGGAAG GAACCTTTTATGTGTGTACTCCAAAAAACACATGTATGATATTCCTGAGCTTgctgaaatgaaaagaaaagcaaaCACAAGAAGTTTGAAAGAGATGGCTTTGCTGCTAAG GGGTGGCTCGAAAATAGTATGGATTGCTGCAAGTGGTGGCAGGGACCGCCCAGATCCCTTTACAGAAGAATGGTATCCA GCACTCTTTGATTCTTCTTCAGTGGACAATATGAGAAGGCTCATAGAACATTCAGGTACCCCAGGGCATGTCTATCCTTTGGCTCTATTGTGCTATGACATCATGCCCCCTCCGCGACAG AAAAAGAAATTGGAGAAAAAAGAATTATCACCTTTCATGGGGCTGGATTATCAATAG
- the LOC107930654 gene encoding glycerol-3-phosphate acyltransferase, chloroplastic isoform X4 codes for MSSTLPLPFFGGTCTKAAFSFSLKSSSPLVPFQRLQLFRSTSRTTTRIRSSLFHSLKAKATAELVQDKESGVVATGKPVVEHSRTFIEARSEQELLSGLRKEVDAGRLPPNVAAGMEEVYQNYRNAVFQSGDPAAVGVVLSNMTVAFDHWLLDVEDPFVFEPYHKALREPFDYYMFGQNYIRPLIDFRNSYVGNLSLFYEIEEKLKQGHNVVLISNHQTEADPIIISLLLEKTNPHIAENMIFVAGDRVITDPLCKPFSMGRNLLCVYSKKHMYDIPELAEMKRKANTRSLKEMALLLRGGSKIVWIAASGGRDRPDPFTEEWYPI; via the exons ATGTCTTCTACTTTGCCTCTCCCCTTCTTCGGCGGCACTTGCACTAAGGCTGCATTTTCTTTCTCACTCAAATCATCTTCTCCTTTGGTTCCGTTTCAGCGTCTCCAGCTTTTTCGATCTACTTCCAGAACAACAACAAGGATTCGCTCTTCCTTGTTTCACTCATTGAAAGCTAAAGCAACGGCCGAGCTAGTTCAAGATAAGGAATCAGGTGTAGTTGCCACCGGGAAGCCGGTGGTCGAGCATTCCCGTACCTTTATTGAAGCTCGCTCCGAGCAAG AACTCCTATCTGGACTTAGGAAGGAAGTAGATGCCGGAAGGCTACCTCCAAATGTTGCAGCAGGGATGGAAGAAGTGTATCAGAATTACAGAAACGCA GTTTTCCAAAGTGGAGATCCTGCAGCTGTTGGGGTTGTATTGTCAAACATGACTGTTGCATTTGACCATTGGCTTTTGGATGTGGAG GATCCTTTTGTCTTTGAACCCTACCACAAAGCTCTGCGAGAGCCATTTGACTACTATATGTTTGGTCAAAATTATATCCGTCCTTTGATTGATTTCAG AAATTCATATGTTGGCAATCTTTCTCTTTTCTATGAAATAGAGGAGAAGCTTAAGCAG GGTCACAACGTTGTACTTATATCAAACCATCAGACTGAAGCTGACCCAATCATCATCTCATTGTTGCTTGAGAAAACAAATCCGCATATTGCTGAGAACATG ATCTTTGTTGCTGGGGACAGGGTCATAACAGATCCTCTTTGTAAGCCTTTCAGCATGGGAAG GAACCTTTTATGTGTGTACTCCAAAAAACACATGTATGATATTCCTGAGCTTgctgaaatgaaaagaaaagcaaaCACAAGAAGTTTGAAAGAGATGGCTTTGCTGCTAAG GGGTGGCTCGAAAATAGTATGGATTGCTGCAAGTGGTGGCAGGGACCGCCCAGATCCCTTTACAGAAGAATGGTATCCA ATCTGA